Proteins found in one bacterium genomic segment:
- a CDS encoding FkbM family methyltransferase, which produces MMPTLQFARSVRRRWLPPDAAPVRAARTVTRWALACAYPRGVPVHIGNAGEFRILPALAVGSLDYASWGTGKNAGFTAWVVACRGKRAAFDIGAHIGLYAMPASRVLASGGRCYAFEPAAANADALERHCVLNGCANVTVTRALVGATVRDAVPFFEQAVVVGMNSIVVTKHEDRYERMVRPQVTVDAFCAAHDVVPEVVKIDVEGGEIGVLVGARATFARARPRVFLSVHPRHLVALGTSVAALADCIRDLKYRVTDVLGNPADVHHCTEVILEPM; this is translated from the coding sequence ATGATGCCTACGCTCCAATTTGCACGTTCCGTTCGTCGTCGCTGGCTTCCGCCGGACGCAGCACCGGTGCGTGCTGCACGGACCGTGACGCGCTGGGCGCTCGCGTGTGCGTACCCGCGCGGCGTACCGGTACACATCGGGAACGCGGGGGAGTTTCGGATCCTTCCGGCACTCGCGGTCGGGTCGCTCGACTATGCGTCGTGGGGTACCGGAAAGAATGCGGGATTCACTGCGTGGGTTGTGGCGTGTCGGGGGAAGCGCGCGGCGTTCGACATCGGTGCGCATATTGGGCTCTACGCGATGCCAGCGAGCCGCGTGCTTGCATCAGGAGGGCGATGCTACGCATTCGAACCCGCCGCTGCGAATGCGGATGCGCTCGAACGTCATTGTGTGTTGAATGGGTGCGCGAACGTCACCGTCACTCGCGCGCTCGTTGGCGCAACGGTGCGCGACGCGGTGCCATTCTTTGAGCAGGCAGTAGTTGTTGGCATGAATTCCATTGTCGTGACCAAGCACGAGGATCGATACGAGCGTATGGTGCGTCCGCAGGTGACGGTGGATGCATTCTGCGCCGCGCATGACGTCGTGCCGGAGGTGGTCAAGATTGACGTTGAGGGCGGCGAGATTGGCGTGCTTGTCGGAGCGCGTGCAACGTTCGCTCGTGCGCGTCCCCGCGTATTCTTGAGTGTGCACCCACGGCATCTTGTCGCACTGGGGACATCGGTTGCGGCGCTCGCGGATTGTATTCGGGATCTCAAGTACCGTGTCACTGACGTACTGGGGAATCCGGCAGATGTGCACCATTGTACTGAAGTTATCCTTGAACCCATGTGA
- a CDS encoding glycosyltransferase family 4 protein has translation MVIGQFAPTVGGAERQCALLARALAARGHAVRILTVRPDVAVPRHETMYGIPIERIVYPIVRIRGRRIGCGFLALPIFAWRVWRLLATHDIVVAHQALWPAFAALLGARLRYRPLIVKLGNSGERFDLDVLERAHWYGRYAARHLVRHVVRFVATSTAVRADLRRVGIPDARIADIPNGVLLLPRIPSRVAPDRMRCVFVGTLTPKKDVAMFLDAIARLAPAVRARMAVTIAGDGPLRGELAARVAASGMSDVVTFAGAVADVPALLAHQDVFVLPSRTEGLANAALEAAAAGLPLVLTRAGGNPDLVSDAVVEEAVGGMRRGATGILVPPGNAAALADALAWLLTHPEERLRMGAAARALVEQRYRLEQVAAQYEALCTALTRPRIVHLVTFLDSLGGMERQALQLARAFREHGHGAWFITTAHTSTLREQRLSLAGTINGMRVYRIPFVRGWQRWNAAAYLLGSIAILIALRRRYDIIHAHQLHTAGVVACMARSILRSGHVIIKNACGGSYGDVAALERLGGGVALRVVRRYADACVGLSGESVDEMRYAQLPGIVEIPNSVDVVHFMPPDAHARRAARTVLGIGEEWVVLTVGRLHPQKNIETLFAAIALLPQQVQVLVVGDGPLRHALVQRAQALHIHERVRFIGAVHDVRPYYHAADAFALASRAEGMSNVLLEAMACGLPIVASDLPSVRAIAPAAVLVAPDDAAAYARALQFFHDDPARAAERGVVGRAYVTAAFGISQVTRRYAELYDTFMTRL, from the coding sequence ATGGTGATTGGACAATTTGCACCTACCGTTGGTGGTGCCGAGCGCCAGTGTGCGCTCCTCGCCCGCGCGCTCGCTGCGCGCGGGCATGCCGTGCGTATCCTGACCGTGCGGCCGGATGTCGCGGTACCACGGCACGAAACGATGTACGGAATCCCTATCGAGCGCATCGTGTACCCCATCGTGCGCATCCGAGGGCGGCGCATCGGGTGTGGATTCCTCGCATTGCCCATCTTCGCGTGGCGCGTATGGCGGCTACTTGCAACGCATGACATCGTGGTTGCGCACCAAGCGCTTTGGCCGGCATTCGCAGCGCTCCTCGGTGCACGCCTGCGGTATCGGCCGCTCATCGTGAAGCTCGGGAATAGCGGGGAACGGTTCGATCTCGATGTACTGGAACGGGCGCACTGGTACGGCAGATATGCAGCGCGTCACCTCGTGCGGCACGTCGTGCGGTTTGTGGCGACAAGTACGGCAGTGCGCGCAGACCTCCGGCGCGTGGGGATCCCCGATGCGCGCATTGCGGATATTCCGAACGGCGTGCTTCTGCTGCCACGCATCCCGTCCCGCGTTGCGCCTGACCGCATGCGGTGCGTATTCGTCGGCACCCTGACACCCAAGAAAGACGTTGCCATGTTTTTGGATGCCATCGCGCGCCTCGCGCCTGCGGTGCGCGCGCGTATGGCAGTGACTATCGCCGGCGATGGGCCGCTCCGCGGGGAGCTTGCGGCACGCGTCGCTGCGAGTGGGATGAGTGATGTCGTCACCTTTGCGGGTGCGGTTGCAGATGTACCCGCGTTGCTCGCGCATCAAGATGTATTCGTGCTCCCGTCGCGCACCGAGGGACTCGCCAATGCTGCGCTCGAAGCCGCGGCGGCTGGATTGCCGCTCGTGCTCACCCGCGCGGGTGGCAATCCGGACCTCGTTTCGGATGCGGTGGTCGAGGAAGCCGTTGGCGGTATGAGGCGCGGCGCGACGGGTATCCTGGTACCGCCGGGCAATGCCGCTGCGCTTGCGGATGCGCTCGCGTGGCTCCTGACGCACCCGGAGGAGCGTCTGCGTATGGGCGCGGCGGCGCGCGCGCTCGTGGAACAGCGGTACCGCTTGGAGCAGGTTGCTGCGCAGTACGAAGCGCTCTGCACGGCGCTGACGCGGCCACGCATCGTCCACCTCGTCACGTTCCTGGATTCTCTCGGCGGGATGGAGCGACAGGCGCTGCAGCTCGCTCGTGCGTTCCGCGAGCATGGTCATGGGGCATGGTTCATTACCACGGCGCATACGAGCACCCTCCGCGAGCAGCGCCTTTCGCTCGCGGGAACGATCAATGGCATGCGGGTCTATCGCATCCCCTTCGTCCGCGGCTGGCAGCGGTGGAACGCAGCCGCGTACCTCCTTGGCAGTATTGCGATCCTCATCGCATTGCGAAGACGATATGACATCATCCACGCGCATCAACTCCATACGGCTGGAGTGGTCGCCTGCATGGCACGGAGCATACTCCGGTCTGGGCATGTCATCATCAAGAACGCGTGCGGTGGTTCGTATGGCGATGTCGCGGCGCTGGAGCGCCTAGGTGGCGGTGTGGCGCTTCGTGTGGTGCGGCGGTACGCGGATGCATGTGTTGGTTTGAGCGGTGAGAGTGTCGATGAAATGCGGTACGCACAGCTCCCGGGCATTGTGGAGATTCCGAATAGCGTTGACGTTGTTCACTTTATGCCTCCCGATGCACACGCACGCCGCGCCGCGCGGACGGTGCTGGGCATCGGCGAGGAATGGGTGGTACTGACGGTCGGCCGCCTCCATCCGCAGAAGAATATCGAGACGCTGTTTGCGGCCATTGCGCTGCTGCCGCAACAGGTGCAAGTGCTCGTCGTTGGTGACGGACCGCTCCGGCATGCGCTTGTGCAGCGCGCGCAAGCGCTGCACATCCATGAGCGCGTACGCTTCATCGGTGCGGTGCATGATGTCCGGCCGTACTACCACGCCGCGGATGCGTTCGCGCTCGCATCGCGGGCAGAGGGGATGTCTAATGTGCTCTTGGAGGCCATGGCGTGCGGACTCCCGATCGTCGCATCGGATCTGCCGTCCGTGCGTGCCATAGCGCCTGCCGCCGTGCTCGTTGCGCCGGATGATGCAGCCGCGTATGCGCGCGCGTTGCAATTCTTCCACGATGATCCTGCGCGCGCGGCCGAGCGGGGAGTGGTAGGACGGGCGTATGTCACTGCCGCATTTGGGATATCCCAGGTGACACGTCGCTACGCGGAGTTGTACGATACATTCATGACGCGGTTATGA
- a CDS encoding glycosyltransferase family 4 protein, which translates to MPRTICYLENGTSGGGSFESVTLLAQHLDRSRYVPVVVFVNETPHAAALRAAGVSVFVLEDPVYSRTASQYGRRMRLGMRTAAAWMVPRAVASADAFMHRRTLRALERLFVRERVALLHCNDQSVRDWYGIVAARHAGIPVVSHLRSVRMGGIPPSFAAAIVDTVTQFIANSRYTADVWQAALHMPPARMTVIPNALALHPACPVDIRREQGIPAGVPLIGCIGNFMAGKGQEHLVAALVRIRAQRPDAHCIFIGDGPLRAAVEQRVDALGLRNAVRFTGYDSRVRGIAAACDVLVVPSDTETFGRAILEGYAARCPVVATGVGGIPEVLTDGVTGLLVPPADPQSLGNAILRFLADSGLVARCIAAGYDTCVQRYAVAPHVAAVSEVYDAIFAPHGTSV; encoded by the coding sequence ATGCCTCGCACCATCTGCTACCTCGAGAACGGCACCTCCGGCGGCGGTTCGTTCGAGAGCGTGACGCTCCTCGCACAGCACCTCGATCGTTCGCGGTATGTTCCGGTTGTGGTATTCGTGAATGAAACGCCGCACGCGGCCGCGCTTCGCGCCGCAGGTGTCTCGGTGTTCGTCCTTGAAGATCCGGTGTATTCACGCACGGCATCGCAGTACGGGAGGAGGATGCGCCTCGGTATGCGTACGGCAGCTGCGTGGATGGTGCCGCGTGCTGTCGCGTCAGCGGATGCGTTCATGCACCGACGCACGCTCCGTGCGCTTGAGCGGCTCTTTGTGCGCGAGCGGGTGGCGCTCCTCCACTGTAATGATCAGAGCGTTCGCGACTGGTACGGCATCGTTGCGGCGCGCCACGCAGGCATCCCCGTGGTGAGTCACCTGCGATCGGTTCGTATGGGTGGTATCCCGCCGTCTTTTGCGGCGGCAATCGTTGACACCGTGACACAGTTCATCGCAAACTCGCGGTACACAGCAGATGTCTGGCAGGCGGCGCTCCATATGCCACCCGCGCGCATGACGGTGATTCCGAATGCGTTGGCATTGCACCCTGCGTGTCCGGTGGATATTCGGCGGGAGCAGGGGATTCCTGCCGGCGTGCCGCTCATTGGGTGTATTGGAAACTTCATGGCAGGGAAGGGACAGGAGCACCTCGTCGCTGCGCTCGTGCGCATCCGAGCGCAGCGGCCGGATGCGCACTGCATCTTCATCGGCGATGGTCCGCTTCGCGCGGCGGTGGAGCAGCGCGTCGATGCGCTCGGTCTCCGCAATGCGGTGCGGTTCACGGGGTATGATTCTCGCGTGCGCGGCATTGCCGCCGCATGTGACGTCCTCGTTGTTCCATCCGACACCGAAACATTTGGTCGAGCGATTCTCGAGGGGTACGCGGCGCGCTGTCCGGTCGTCGCGACGGGGGTGGGCGGCATCCCGGAAGTCCTCACGGATGGGGTAACGGGGCTCCTCGTACCGCCCGCAGATCCACAGTCCCTCGGGAATGCCATCCTTCGTTTTTTGGCTGATTCGGGGCTCGTTGCACGGTGCATTGCAGCGGGATACGATACATGCGTACAGCGGTACGCGGTCGCCCCGCACGTCGCTGCGGTTTCCGAGGTATACGATGCAATCTTTGCACCGCACGGAACCTCCGTATGA
- a CDS encoding FkbM family methyltransferase produces the protein MTPRSLQNHFHAFGVRDGIVGIAHAVPYLATRYVLRRPTLRRRVFDYTLELDARDPGISKTLAVFGKRELEHRAILTSVLKSGMTCWDIGANIGYYAIMEARLVGPQGKVYAVEPAPANVALLRRNIAQNNVGGIVEAISGAVSNCDGTATFHLSALSNVHSFHPVSFRTGERVSSMTGKTIPVRTFDVPTFLCGRRKVDLVRMDIEGHEVEVFEAIARAVRAGQFRGMVLFETHFPKYDDAQHNMRDRFRELVGLGYRPRIMASTERGTPRFLAAGYAPSAHIRTDGEIRTLFTDVRPDDAERFLCDTGGVRTILLACGS, from the coding sequence GTGACACCGCGTTCGCTGCAGAATCACTTTCATGCGTTTGGCGTTCGTGACGGCATTGTCGGTATTGCGCACGCGGTGCCATACCTCGCGACGCGGTACGTGCTGCGTCGGCCGACGCTTCGTCGTCGCGTATTCGACTACACGCTTGAGCTCGACGCGCGCGATCCCGGTATTTCCAAGACGCTTGCGGTATTCGGGAAACGAGAGCTCGAGCATCGTGCCATTTTGACGTCCGTCCTCAAATCTGGAATGACGTGCTGGGACATTGGCGCCAACATTGGGTACTACGCAATTATGGAAGCGCGGCTGGTGGGGCCGCAGGGCAAGGTGTACGCGGTAGAGCCCGCGCCAGCGAACGTCGCGCTCCTTCGCCGGAACATCGCACAGAACAACGTAGGCGGTATCGTCGAGGCCATCTCGGGCGCTGTCTCGAACTGCGACGGTACTGCGACGTTCCACCTTTCCGCACTGTCGAACGTCCATAGTTTCCATCCGGTGTCGTTCAGGACTGGCGAGCGCGTTTCGTCCATGACCGGGAAAACAATTCCGGTGCGGACGTTTGACGTGCCAACGTTCCTCTGTGGGCGGCGTAAGGTGGATCTCGTGCGGATGGATATCGAAGGTCACGAGGTTGAAGTATTCGAGGCGATTGCACGCGCGGTGCGCGCGGGGCAGTTCCGCGGCATGGTGCTCTTTGAGACGCACTTTCCGAAGTACGACGACGCGCAGCACAACATGCGCGATCGTTTCCGCGAGCTCGTCGGACTCGGGTATCGTCCGCGCATCATGGCTTCCACAGAGCGCGGGACCCCGCGATTTCTTGCGGCGGGGTATGCGCCGTCCGCGCACATCCGCACCGATGGCGAGATTCGCACACTCTTCACGGACGTGCGTCCAGACGATGCGGAGCGGTTCCTCTGCGATACCGGCGGTGTGCGCACGATACTCCTGGCATGCGGATCCTGA